Below is a genomic region from Candidatus Neomarinimicrobiota bacterium.
GGGTGTGGTGAGGGTCATTTGCGAAAATCCAAAACACAAACAGAGACAAGGTTAGGAGAAAGAAATGGCACGTATATCAGGTATTGATATTCCTCGCGAAAAGAAAGTTCCTTTTTCGCTGTGTTACATCCATGGTATTGGGTTAACCCTGGCGAATAAGATTTGCGATCACGCAAAGATAAATAAAGATACTCGGGTTAGAGATTTATCCGAAGATGAGGTTTCATCTGTTCGTGATGCAATCTCAGCTCTAGAGATCAAAGTGGAAGGTGAGCA
It encodes:
- the rpsM gene encoding 30S ribosomal protein S13 translates to MARISGIDIPREKKVPFSLCYIHGIGLTLANKICDHAKINKDTRVRDLSEDEVSSVRDAISALEIKVEGEQRTQVSMNIKRKRDIGCYQGLRHRRGLPVNGQRTKTNSRTRKGKRRTIGLGSKE